A genome region from Pygocentrus nattereri isolate fPygNat1 chromosome 10, fPygNat1.pri, whole genome shotgun sequence includes the following:
- the fbxo34 gene encoding F-box only protein 34 — translation MPQKCETISYCSPTPYREPGKQASNLQAIWRSATMHLKPYPKTQNKELHQEGGQDGTHNLHMDQRGVLRTEWGVCQACSLVGSPGNGTVNRCPLSVISTNTLHCTTNNGSAAPNRSNGDFSSSWTHKTKAPSSVTTFTSSLVLFSTSLENEGSLRIYQGEEGEGSLDIWAVIKPGNTKEKITIFTAQKCSHVGAGGNDKAPEKGGITPDMRVISLKSKGCWDGDWSVAKRRKRSGNPDKQRSIEPPAQKPEICTAPVTPNNNSDHCYGVAGELDRTDGEESGKTPSVVEIVAFFEQRACDQQVDLKPQSLRSSSTITLSKAGSLVQPTQQGCQGLQLSEVPEEEESVRVLDMVAKVESQCLSRQDLRDGGNLSRNNSLRRRVGRVLLAGSEPCSMPLQPAIPALPQDERVERATEGFASVTDKLSGPSEAPSPVSTENSESLVSYTRVQQGSKNVAEQETCANIETVKHLQPLTSPTDTKASDCREEPLPGMLFFAPSTPKALEQKPLTVSENSPVSQNVECSSNGQESDHAGARSLQQTLGPLSAKEPSSEENMVRVWADVEETEGEVSLISRDPVPLPLRRLVSHEFLETRFKIQLLLEPQQYMAFLPHHIIVKIFSLLPTESLAALKCTCHYFKFIIESYGVRPSDSLWVSDPRYKDDPCKQCKKRYDRGDVSLCRWHHKPYCQALPYGPGYWMCCRGSHKDTPGCNVGLHDNRWVPAFYSINMPIYKKSRENEDV, via the coding sequence GTCTGCCACCATGCACCTCAAGCCATATCCCAAAACACAGAATAAAGAGCTTCACCAAGAGGGAGGGCAAGATGGCACACACAATCTTCACATGGACCAGCGAGGAGTACTCAGAACTGAGTGGGGTGTCTGCCAAGCATGCAGCCTTGTGGGCTCGCCTGGCAACGGTACAGTCAACCGGTGCCCCCTCAGTGTTATCTCTACTAATACCCTCCATTGTACCACCAATAATGGCAGTGCTGCACCCAATAGATCAAATGGAGATTTCTCCAGCTCCTGGACCCACAAGACCAAGGCACCTTCCTCTGTCACTACATTCACAAGTTCCTTAGTTCTGTTCTCAACCAGTTTGGAGAATGAGGGCTCATTAAGGATATATCAGGGAGAGGAAGGAGAAGGATCTTTAGACATATGGGCCGTCATCAAACCTGGGAATACCAAGGAGAAGATTACAATCTTTACTGCCCAGAAGTGTAGCCATGTTGGTGCAGGTGGCAATGACAAAGCACCAGAGAAAGGGGGGATTACCCCAGATATGAGAGTGATATCATTGAAAAGCAAAGGTTGCTGGGATGGTGACTGGTCTGTAGCGAAGCGCAGAAAAAGGTCTGGAAACCCAGACAAGCAAAGAAGCATAGAGCCTCCAGCTCAAAAACCTGAGATATGCACAGCACCCGTGACTCCGAACAACAACTCGGATCATTGCTATGGTGTAGCTGGGGAACTTGACAGAACAGATGGAGAAGAGAGTGGAAAAACGCCCTCTGTTGTGGAAATAGTGGCATTCTTTGAGCAGAGGGCTTGTGATCAGCAGGTAGATTTGAAGCCTCAGTCATTGCGAAGCTCCAGCACAATTACTCTGTCCAAAGCTGGATCACTGGTTCAGCCAACACAGCAAGGATGCCAAGGCCTGCAGCTGTCAGAAGTCCCTGAGGAAGAGGAATCAGTGCGGGTACTGGACATGGTTGCCAAGGTGGAATCACAGTGCCTAAGCAGACAGGACCTCAGAGATGGGGGAAACCTCTCGCGCAACAATAGTCTACGGAGGAGGGTGGGACGTGTTCTGCTGGCAGGGTCTGAACCGTGCTCTATGCCCTTGCAGCCAGCAATACCTGCCCTGCCTCAAGATGAGAGGGTAGAACGTGCAACAGAAGGATTTGCAAGCGTGACTGACAAACTCAGTGGCCCTTCTGAAGCCCCTTCACCTGTGTCAACAGAGAACTCTGAGAGTTTAGTCAGCTATACCAGAGTACAGCAAGGAAGTAAGAATGTTGCCGAACAAGAGACATGTGCAAATATAGAGACAGTGAAGCACTTGCAGCCTCTAACCAGTCCAACCGATACGAAGGCCAGTGATTGCAGGGAAGAACCTCTTCCAGGTATGCTGTTTTTTGCCCCTTCCACCCCTAAGGCACTTGAGCAGAAACCACTGACTGTTTCTGAGAATAGCCCTGTATCTCAGAATGTAGAGTGCTCCTCTAATGGCCAAGAGAGTGACCATGCAGGAGCACGGTCACTCCAGCAAACACTGGGCCCTCTTTCAGCTAAAGAGCCATCCAGTGAAGAGAACATGGTTAGAGTGTGGGCTGATGTAGAGGAAACTGAAGGGGAAGTCAGTTTAATTAGTCGGGATCCTGTGCCTTTGCCCTTGCGTCGCCTAGTGTCTCATGAGTTCTTGGAGACCCGCTTCAAAATCCAGCTCCTTCTGGAGCCTCAACAGTACATGGCCTTCTTGCCCCATCACATTATTGTCAAGATTTTTAGCTTGCTGCCTACCGAAAGCCTGGCTGCTCTCAAGTGCACCTGTCACTACTTCAAGTTTATCATTGAGAGTTATGGTGTGCGACCATCTGACTCCCTTTGGGTGAGTGACCCACGCTACAAAGATGATCCTTGCAAGCAGTGCAAGAAGCGCTATGACCGTGGTGATGTGTCACTGTGTCGTTGGCACCATAAACCCTACTGCCAGGCATTGCCCTATGGCCCTGGCTACTGGATGTGCTGCAGGGGGTCCCACAAAGACACACCTGGTTGCAATGTGGGACTCCATGACAACCGCTGGGTCCCTGCCTTTTATAGTATCAATATGCCAATTTATAAGAAAAGCAGGGAAAATGAAGATGTGTAG